In the Nicotiana tabacum cultivar K326 chromosome 16, ASM71507v2, whole genome shotgun sequence genome, one interval contains:
- the LOC142170174 gene encoding uncharacterized protein LOC142170174: protein MGDPGGTGEKITGPQEINKDVNGSATAGNKNRPNDNNTVPLTGSLFSQYGIPTNFPDLEVTYLPKIGSDRCPLMLKYDIEAAPVKKSFRFLNFWIKHESFKEVVKGNWNADFYANPFVLFNYKLKKLKKALTVWIKATYGDIFQKIESLEEVVMVHEAQFEVFPTQENRERLQKVQADMIKYLAIEEEFWKQKVGMQWFKEGDRNTKFFPAHVNGRTKKLQIKRIQNNTGAWIEQDEEIAEVAPNKEKVKKAVLGLNGESAGGPDGFIGCFYQFCWDIIGDDIYDMEIITDIRLRTKAGPNVVIKLDMAKAYDRLSWLFLTKVMRKMGFDERFIGMVFGIVSNNWYSILINGQPFGFFKSTRGVKQGNPLSPTLFILAVEALSRGLNSLHLNLYFCGYGMPKWSPKINHLAYADDTIIFSSSDATSLRLVMEVLNAYEVASVPQVFRIDESIRNVNDVVEDGMWNVEKIQEALPMEFAMHILERIKPQ, encoded by the exons ATGGGGGATCCAGGCGGGACTGGAGAAAAAATAACTGGTCCTCAAGAGATTAACAAAGATGTGAATGGGAGTGCTACAGCTGGAAACAAGAATAGGCCCAACGACAACAACACTGTTCCATTG ACTGGATCGTTGTTTAGCCAATATGGAATTCCAACAAACTTCCCTGATTTGGAGGTCACTTACCTCCCTAAAATTGGATCAGATCGCTGTCCATTAATGCTGAAATATGACATTGAAGCTGCACCAGTGAAGAAATCCTTTAGGTTCTTGAATTTTTGGATAAAGCATGAATCTTTCAAAGAAGTAGTGAAAGGAAACTGGAATGCTGACTTCTATGCCAATCCATTTGTTTTGTTCAACTACAAACTAAAGAAACTAAAGAAAGCATTAACTGTATGGATCAAGGCAACCTATGgagatatttttcaaaaaatagaaagcCTAGAGGAGGTGGTTATGGTCCACGAAGCCCAATTTGAAGTCTTTCCTACTCAAGAGAACAGAGAGAGATTACAAAAAGTGCAGGCAGACATGATCAAGTATTTGGCTATTGAAGAGGAGTTTTGGAAGCAAAAGGTAGGAATGCAATGGTTCAAAGAGGGTGACAGAAATACTAAATTTTTCCCTGCACATGTAAATGGCAGAACGAAGAAGCTTCAGATCAAAAGAATACAAAATAACACAGGTGCTTGGATTGAACAAGATGAAGAAATTGCAGAGGTGGCA CCAAATAAGGAAAAGGTGAAAAAAGCAGTTCTAGGATTAAATGGGGAGAGTGCAGGTGGACCAGATGGATTTATAGGCTGTTTCTATCAATTTTGCTGGGATATCATTGGAGATGACATCTATGACATG GAAATCATAACCGACATTAGATTGAGAACCAAGGCAGGTCCTAATGTGGTCATTAAGCTAGACATGGCTAAGGCCTATGATAGGCTCTCCTGGTTATTCTTAACAAAGGTGATGAGGAAGATGGGATTTGATGAGAGATTCATAGGAATGGTGTTTGGAATTGTTTCAAACAATTGGTATTCAATACTCATAAATGGACAACCTTTTGGTTTTTTCAAATCAACTAGGGGTGTCAAGCAAGGGAATCCCCTATCACCAACACTATTCATACTAGCTGTTGAAGCCTTGTCTAGGGGTCTAAACTCTTTGCACTTGAATCTTTACTTTTGTGGATATGGTATGCCTAAATGGAGCCCTAAGATAAATCACTTGGCATATGCAGATGACACTATTATTTTTTCCTCATCTGATGCTACTTCTCTTAGGTTGGTGATGGAAGTTTTGAATGCTTATGAAGTTGCCTCTG